One Leptospira fletcheri genomic window carries:
- a CDS encoding Cys-rich protein: MKKNLLFTLLFSLFVLFAATSASAQNPACGQICDFYTNCVESQTKKKLTAEERPKAAASCLATCRKNFPAVTQCYESHANQCVPFNNCLINAYKAKEKK, from the coding sequence ATGAAAAAGAATCTGCTTTTCACCCTCCTTTTCTCCTTATTCGTTTTGTTTGCCGCCACGAGCGCAAGCGCGCAAAATCCGGCTTGCGGACAAATCTGCGACTTCTACACGAACTGTGTGGAATCCCAAACAAAGAAGAAACTGACTGCGGAAGAACGCCCAAAGGCGGCTGCAAGCTGTCTCGCTACTTGTCGCAAAAATTTTCCTGCAGTCACACAGTGTTATGAAAGCCACGCCAACCAATGCGTTCCTTTCAACAACTGTTTGATCAACGCATACAAAGCGAAAGAGAAGAAGTAA
- a CDS encoding prolipoprotein diacylglyceryl transferase: MFEVIPVPKWLMSFVQEYISRDWHGLSTFSLLVVLAFLAASYLLPKELERRGLEPEHSDWLLILAVIGTLVGAKIFFIFEIWDQVFVETPGFDGKYLYPMTHYNGFPGRPGLWSSLFSGSGLVFYGGFLFGLAFVTLYVMKHKLDVKAYLDAAVPSMAIGYAIGRLGCFVSGDGCYGFATDVRIPLLVFNYDGAHPSGVPVWNTPIMESAVSFLYFAYFQGWARFQNFRKFSLGAQYLILHGIARLSVEFLRVNKAVIPFTEPPKLVNIPAADGNPEFLSGYYWHGFSQSQYVSIALILVGIYFLVRWKLWEKETPSVSATVRA; this comes from the coding sequence ATGTTCGAAGTTATCCCCGTACCCAAATGGCTCATGAGCTTTGTTCAGGAGTATATCAGCAGAGACTGGCACGGATTGTCCACGTTCAGCCTTTTAGTCGTACTCGCGTTTTTAGCCGCCTCTTATCTTCTACCCAAGGAACTGGAACGTAGAGGTTTGGAACCGGAGCATTCGGACTGGCTATTGATTCTGGCAGTCATCGGGACTCTGGTAGGAGCGAAGATATTCTTTATCTTCGAGATCTGGGACCAGGTCTTCGTGGAGACTCCGGGCTTCGACGGAAAATACCTTTATCCGATGACCCACTATAACGGTTTTCCGGGAAGACCGGGTTTATGGAGCAGTCTCTTTTCCGGGAGCGGCTTGGTCTTTTACGGCGGGTTCCTATTCGGACTTGCTTTCGTTACTCTCTACGTAATGAAACACAAGTTGGACGTAAAAGCGTATTTGGATGCGGCGGTTCCCAGTATGGCGATCGGTTATGCCATCGGTCGCCTGGGTTGTTTCGTTTCCGGAGACGGATGCTACGGCTTTGCGACGGACGTGAGAATCCCGTTACTCGTATTCAATTACGACGGAGCTCATCCTTCCGGCGTCCCCGTCTGGAACACCCCGATCATGGAATCTGCGGTTTCTTTTCTCTATTTCGCATATTTCCAAGGATGGGCTAGATTTCAGAATTTCCGTAAATTCAGCTTGGGAGCTCAGTACCTGATTCTACACGGAATCGCAAGGTTGAGCGTGGAATTCCTGAGAGTCAACAAGGCGGTGATTCCTTTTACCGAGCCTCCGAAATTGGTGAACATTCCGGCGGCGGACGGAAATCCCGAATTTCTCTCCGGCTATTATTGGCACGGCTTTTCCCAGTCGCAGTATGTTTCCATCGCCCTGATCCTAGTAGGGATCTATTTTCTGGTTCGGTGGAAGCTTTGGGAAAAAGAAACTCCGTCGGTCTCCGCAACAGTCCGCGCTTAA
- a CDS encoding M23 family metallopeptidase: protein MNIEAKFEDQPSYRERLKIFYLRARSNWAKFRDKGSRKISVLLVPHDQEAVLNLEVSVFMAIFLAVLAGVLFLLAAAFVIYMNFFFEPDKELIQKTDNNVGLFLYYDSLLKDAKKEISGLERKTEQLNLVAWDEVPWKRILTFDYVPEFSLEKQVPESSTNMNLYQDTVEGFAERNIELFKIKHAFQNAFDYLEERESILYAMPRGRPLKPGVGFVTSTFGGRVDPFGLVPLGEFHSGIDFAAGEGTPIYATAPGVVVDNGQSAGGLGRSIRINHLNGFYTVYGHCSQILVSKDQIVNRGDLIGLVGSTGKATGPHVHYEVHIGYDPSMDPAEFVNME from the coding sequence ATGAACATCGAGGCAAAGTTCGAAGACCAACCGAGTTATCGCGAGAGACTGAAAATTTTCTATCTTCGCGCTCGTTCGAACTGGGCGAAATTTCGGGACAAAGGCTCGCGAAAAATTTCCGTACTCCTCGTTCCCCACGACCAGGAAGCGGTCTTAAATCTGGAAGTCAGCGTGTTCATGGCGATTTTTTTGGCCGTTCTCGCCGGAGTGCTTTTCTTACTGGCTGCCGCTTTCGTGATCTACATGAATTTCTTTTTCGAGCCCGACAAGGAATTGATTCAAAAAACGGACAACAACGTAGGACTCTTTCTATACTACGACTCCTTGCTAAAGGACGCGAAAAAAGAAATTTCCGGATTGGAGCGAAAGACGGAACAGTTGAACCTCGTGGCCTGGGATGAAGTTCCTTGGAAACGCATCCTGACTTTCGACTATGTGCCGGAGTTCAGCCTGGAAAAGCAAGTACCGGAATCATCGACTAACATGAATTTGTATCAAGATACGGTGGAAGGATTTGCGGAACGGAACATCGAACTTTTCAAAATCAAACACGCTTTCCAAAACGCCTTCGACTATCTGGAAGAGAGAGAATCCATTCTCTATGCCATGCCTCGAGGACGGCCTTTGAAACCGGGAGTGGGTTTCGTCACTTCTACGTTCGGAGGTAGGGTGGATCCTTTCGGTTTAGTCCCGCTGGGGGAATTCCATTCCGGAATCGATTTTGCCGCCGGAGAAGGAACTCCTATTTACGCCACTGCGCCCGGAGTCGTAGTAGATAACGGACAGTCCGCGGGCGGATTGGGCCGGAGCATTCGCATCAATCATTTGAACGGATTTTATACTGTCTACGGACACTGTTCCCAGATTCTGGTGTCTAAGGATCAGATCGTGAATCGCGGAGATCTGATCGGACTCGTGGGATCCACGGGAAAAGCGACGGGACCTCACGTTCATTACGAAGTGCATATCGGATACGATCCCTCTATGGATCCTGCGGAATTCGTAAATATGGAATGA
- the pcnB gene encoding polynucleotide adenylyltransferase PcnB: MKFLSNLFKKKIGSVDDILIYPEGKRYYRDAHSIRKNMIDEDAVKIIHRLHKFGYKAYIVGGGVRDLLLERKPKDFDVVTNATPNQIKKIFNNCRIIGRRFKIVHILFRGKVIEVSTFRSLPEHRFGKHDEEQDYLIKRDNKFGTPQEDAARRDFTINALYYDIRNDSIVDYVGGYDDIRNRQLRVIGNPEISFREDPVRMLRAVKFAVLLGLKIDKGTSKSIKKNVSELEKASSSRMLEEYNKIFRTWKTSLIFQGMAQNHLLDVLFKEAFEKEKKKDPDFGEKFLQTGVGKRLAIADKLLSEREELTPQIFYALIFSDIVQEAVLKKGGHLVASLKSAMEPIFQRLGTPKKDKERLIKVFASQDRFYHTEDEKASQNNFFRKKDFFYDAFYVFKINAIADNNDKALQCAFFWEISVRKRPVLPSGKKEGKPPRNHRRDGIDFKGRPRRERNRKSQGGPEDKLAENSDRNFEEGQSDSSQNDDV; the protein is encoded by the coding sequence ATGAAATTTCTGTCCAATCTATTCAAGAAAAAAATAGGATCCGTCGACGACATTCTAATTTACCCGGAAGGAAAGAGATATTATCGCGACGCCCATTCTATCCGTAAGAATATGATTGATGAGGATGCAGTAAAAATCATCCATCGACTGCACAAATTCGGATATAAAGCATATATCGTCGGTGGTGGAGTGCGGGATCTTCTTCTGGAGCGTAAGCCGAAGGATTTCGACGTGGTGACTAACGCAACTCCGAATCAAATTAAGAAAATCTTTAATAACTGTAGAATCATCGGTCGTCGTTTTAAAATTGTTCATATCCTATTCCGTGGAAAGGTAATCGAAGTGAGCACCTTCCGGTCTTTGCCCGAACACCGCTTCGGCAAGCACGATGAGGAGCAGGATTATCTGATCAAGCGGGACAATAAGTTCGGAACACCGCAGGAAGATGCCGCTCGTCGGGACTTTACGATCAATGCGCTTTATTATGATATTCGAAACGATTCCATCGTAGATTACGTTGGCGGCTACGACGATATAAGAAATCGCCAGCTAAGGGTGATCGGAAATCCGGAAATTTCTTTCCGTGAAGATCCGGTTCGAATGTTACGTGCCGTGAAGTTCGCGGTTCTTTTGGGCCTGAAGATCGATAAGGGAACTTCCAAGTCGATTAAAAAGAACGTTTCCGAATTGGAAAAAGCGTCCAGTTCCAGAATGCTGGAGGAATACAATAAGATCTTCCGCACATGGAAGACCTCCCTCATATTTCAGGGAATGGCTCAGAACCATCTTTTGGACGTTCTGTTTAAGGAAGCCTTCGAAAAAGAAAAAAAGAAGGATCCCGACTTCGGAGAGAAGTTTTTGCAGACCGGAGTGGGCAAGCGTCTTGCGATCGCGGACAAGCTGCTATCGGAAAGAGAGGAGCTCACTCCCCAGATTTTCTACGCATTAATTTTTTCGGATATCGTACAGGAGGCGGTCTTAAAAAAGGGCGGCCATTTGGTTGCTTCTTTGAAGAGCGCTATGGAACCGATTTTTCAAAGGTTAGGAACTCCTAAGAAAGATAAGGAAAGGTTGATTAAGGTTTTTGCTTCTCAGGATCGGTTTTACCATACCGAAGACGAAAAGGCCTCCCAAAACAACTTTTTCCGTAAGAAGGATTTCTTTTACGACGCCTTTTACGTGTTCAAGATCAATGCGATCGCGGATAATAACGATAAGGCTCTGCAATGTGCCTTCTTTTGGGAAATATCCGTGCGTAAAAGACCGGTTCTTCCCTCCGGAAAAAAAGAGGGAAAGCCTCCCCGGAACCACAGACGGGACGGAATCGATTTTAAGGGGAGACCTCGCCGGGAGCGGAACCGGAAATCGCAAGGGGGCCCCGAAGATAAGCTGGCGGAAAATTCGGACCGAAACTTCGAGGAGGGTCAGTCGGATTCTTCTCAGAACGACGACGTTTAA
- the thiH gene encoding 2-iminoacetate synthase ThiH, giving the protein MYTELFDSIPFSEAITRVLSKTKTDVEFALDRSASGRAVGFEDYLALVSPAADSYLEEMANLSRSWTRKRFGNTVSLFMPMYLSNECRSSCVYCGFSFENKIPRRTLSEPEIRQEAGILRRKGIRHLLFLTGEEYSKTNLEYIKNAVRILREFFDSVSMEIYPLDTQGYADLIAEGVEGLVVYQETYDPDAYSSYHLRGMKKNMRYRLEAPDRGGAAGFRRIGLGALLGLANPYGEMFKLGEHASYISKKYWRSTVQISLPRMRPAEGDFHQTLPVSDREFVRFLFALRLFLPDSGIVQSTRESSKMRDHLAGLAVTQLSVESRTDPGGYSGGTELKQFEIEDIRTIPEVFAMLRDKGLDPVFKDFDRGFLVGAES; this is encoded by the coding sequence ATGTACACGGAACTTTTTGATTCCATTCCTTTTTCCGAAGCCATAACTCGGGTACTGTCCAAAACAAAAACGGATGTGGAGTTCGCGCTAGATCGGTCGGCATCGGGTAGGGCAGTCGGTTTCGAGGATTATCTGGCTTTGGTTTCCCCGGCGGCCGATTCGTATTTGGAGGAAATGGCGAACTTATCCAGGTCCTGGACGAGAAAGAGATTCGGAAATACGGTCTCCCTGTTCATGCCGATGTATCTTTCCAATGAATGCCGTTCCTCCTGCGTTTATTGCGGATTCAGTTTCGAGAATAAGATTCCCCGGCGGACGTTAAGCGAACCGGAGATCCGTCAGGAAGCGGGCATCCTGAGAAGGAAAGGGATCCGCCACCTTCTCTTTCTGACGGGAGAGGAATACTCCAAAACGAATTTAGAATATATTAAAAATGCCGTCCGCATTCTCCGGGAATTTTTCGACTCGGTGTCCATGGAGATCTATCCTCTCGACACGCAAGGCTACGCGGATCTGATTGCAGAGGGAGTCGAAGGATTGGTGGTTTATCAGGAGACCTACGATCCGGATGCGTATTCTTCCTATCACCTCCGGGGCATGAAGAAGAATATGAGATACAGATTGGAAGCGCCGGACCGCGGAGGTGCCGCCGGTTTCCGAAGGATCGGCCTGGGAGCGCTTTTAGGACTCGCGAATCCTTACGGAGAAATGTTCAAACTGGGAGAGCACGCATCCTACATTTCCAAAAAGTATTGGAGAAGCACGGTCCAAATCTCTCTCCCCAGAATGAGGCCGGCCGAAGGGGATTTTCACCAAACCCTTCCGGTTTCGGATCGGGAATTCGTCCGATTCCTATTCGCCTTACGATTGTTTTTGCCGGATTCCGGGATCGTGCAATCCACCCGTGAGTCCTCTAAAATGAGGGACCATCTCGCCGGATTGGCGGTCACTCAACTCTCGGTGGAATCCAGAACGGATCCGGGAGGGTATTCCGGAGGAACCGAACTCAAGCAGTTCGAAATCGAAGATATTCGGACGATTCCGGAAGTCTTCGCCATGCTGCGCGATAAAGGACTGGATCCGGTCTTTAAGGATTTTGATCGGGGATTTCTGGTGGGCGCCGAGAGTTGA
- the glnA gene encoding type I glutamate--ammonia ligase: MAKNAAEVIAFAKANKILFYDFRFTDIKGAWHHVSYHVDSVSEDTLKGLPFDGSSIPAWQPIDKSDMQLIPDPTTIFLDPFTADPTLVVFCDVWDIYKNQPYEKCPRSIAKKAVQYLQSSGIGDTVYFGPENEFFIFDGLKVRDAINIQYYELDSSEGIWNSHTDMPGSINTGHRPGTKGGYFPVAPVDSQVDLRADIVKTLHKIGMETFVVHHEVAQGQGEIGVKFGTLIEAADNVQKLKYVVKNVAHKWGKTATFMPKPLYGDNGNGMHCHQSIWKDGKNLFAGNGYQGLSDTALHYTGGVLKHGKTVAAWTNASTNSYKRLLPGFEAPAILAYSAQNRSACARIPFVNGEKAKRVEFRFPDSSANPYLAFSAMLMAGLDGIQNKIDPGPPREEDLFELTLDEIREKGIQQMPHTLREAVEHMLAGKEIFKKGNVFTEEFIQTYKAYKFETEIWPWEGRPHPFEFLTTYSC; the protein is encoded by the coding sequence ATGGCTAAAAATGCCGCAGAGGTGATCGCTTTTGCTAAAGCGAATAAGATTCTATTTTACGACTTCCGGTTCACGGACATCAAAGGCGCGTGGCACCACGTATCCTACCATGTGGATTCCGTAAGCGAAGACACTCTGAAAGGTCTTCCCTTCGACGGAAGTTCCATCCCCGCTTGGCAGCCGATCGACAAATCGGATATGCAATTGATTCCCGATCCGACCACCATCTTCCTGGATCCGTTTACCGCAGATCCTACTCTGGTGGTTTTCTGCGATGTTTGGGATATCTATAAAAACCAACCGTACGAAAAATGCCCTCGCTCCATCGCGAAAAAAGCGGTTCAATACCTGCAATCCAGCGGAATCGGCGATACGGTGTATTTCGGACCGGAAAACGAGTTCTTTATTTTCGACGGATTGAAAGTTCGCGACGCGATCAACATCCAATATTACGAGCTGGATTCCAGCGAAGGGATCTGGAATTCCCACACCGACATGCCCGGAAGCATCAACACCGGACACCGTCCCGGAACCAAGGGCGGATATTTCCCCGTTGCTCCGGTGGATTCCCAAGTGGATCTTCGTGCGGACATCGTAAAAACGCTTCATAAAATCGGAATGGAGACTTTCGTGGTTCACCACGAAGTGGCTCAAGGACAGGGAGAGATCGGTGTAAAATTCGGCACCTTGATCGAAGCGGCAGATAACGTTCAAAAACTGAAATACGTAGTCAAGAACGTGGCTCACAAATGGGGAAAAACTGCGACCTTCATGCCCAAGCCTCTCTACGGAGATAACGGTAACGGAATGCACTGCCACCAGTCCATTTGGAAAGACGGAAAAAACCTGTTCGCAGGGAACGGCTACCAAGGACTGAGCGATACCGCTCTTCATTATACCGGCGGTGTGTTGAAGCACGGTAAAACAGTAGCAGCTTGGACGAACGCTTCCACGAACTCCTACAAACGTCTGCTGCCCGGATTCGAAGCTCCTGCGATTTTGGCGTACTCCGCTCAGAACCGTTCGGCTTGCGCTCGTATTCCCTTCGTAAACGGAGAGAAAGCGAAACGCGTAGAATTCCGTTTTCCGGATTCTTCCGCGAATCCTTACCTGGCTTTCTCCGCAATGCTCATGGCGGGACTGGACGGAATCCAGAACAAGATCGATCCGGGACCTCCTCGGGAGGAAGACCTGTTCGAACTCACTCTGGATGAAATCCGTGAAAAAGGAATCCAGCAAATGCCTCACACTCTTAGAGAGGCGGTCGAACACATGTTGGCCGGAAAGGAGATCTTCAAAAAAGGAAACGTGTTTACCGAAGAGTTCATCCAGACTTACAAGGCTTACAAATTCGAAACCGAGATTTGGCCTTGGGAAGGTCGTCCGCACCCGTTCGAGTTTCTCACTACCTACTCCTGCTGA
- a CDS encoding protein-disulfide reductase DsbD family protein, whose protein sequence is MKLSRFFFLQFPFLFSTPIFAESFSSGGTLQSLNRWIESGVDHSSFTVFGAFFLFAGGFLASLLPCVYPLYPITVGIIQNRGECGKSKILHPFLYYFGLAFMYLCFGLLAGLTGGAFNTILRFPVTNLILSLLIFLLAIGSINLIRLPTFTSKEDKKVPGWKGTFFLGMGAGFLSSPCVGPVVVAILIQVSAGVEEVSASSLVLASLKMSLFGLGLGVPFLLIGVFGLHLPKSGKWMKWIQFALGGVVFYFAWMYYDKAMKLWGMDRISSFGVLAIALGILAACFFYQSQVLPKTERMKKALLLAGGIVSLSILIHFVGWGKSPASLHADPIETHGNLGWHRTSEAAFELAKSEGRLLFVDFYADWCTNCREFEELTLSDPELNEVLNKAVLLKIKDDDHVFPKFQDDPRFPELKIGLPFFVIFSSTGTVLYKTNNYLNIPDMIRTLRGESVQAKMEE, encoded by the coding sequence GTGAAACTTTCCAGATTCTTTTTTTTACAATTCCCCTTTCTTTTTTCCACACCCATCTTTGCCGAAAGTTTCTCTTCCGGAGGGACTCTACAGTCCTTGAACCGATGGATCGAATCGGGTGTAGATCATTCCTCTTTTACCGTTTTCGGGGCTTTTTTCCTATTTGCCGGCGGTTTTTTGGCGAGCCTTCTCCCTTGCGTTTACCCATTGTATCCGATCACGGTAGGGATCATACAGAATCGGGGAGAATGCGGAAAGAGCAAGATCCTACATCCGTTTCTGTATTATTTCGGACTCGCTTTCATGTATCTTTGCTTCGGTCTTTTGGCCGGACTCACCGGAGGAGCCTTCAATACGATCCTCAGGTTTCCAGTCACGAACCTGATCCTTTCCCTTTTGATCTTTCTCTTAGCGATAGGTTCCATAAATCTGATCCGTCTTCCTACGTTTACCTCGAAAGAAGATAAGAAGGTTCCAGGCTGGAAGGGGACGTTCTTTTTAGGAATGGGTGCCGGCTTTTTGTCTTCTCCCTGCGTGGGCCCGGTCGTAGTGGCCATACTGATCCAGGTATCTGCGGGAGTGGAGGAAGTTTCCGCGTCTTCCTTAGTGTTAGCTTCTCTGAAAATGAGTTTGTTCGGTCTCGGTCTCGGAGTTCCGTTTTTATTGATTGGAGTGTTCGGGCTCCACTTACCGAAATCCGGTAAGTGGATGAAATGGATCCAGTTCGCACTCGGAGGAGTCGTATTTTATTTCGCCTGGATGTATTACGATAAGGCGATGAAGCTCTGGGGGATGGATCGTATTTCCAGTTTCGGTGTGCTGGCGATCGCTCTGGGAATTTTGGCTGCCTGTTTTTTTTACCAGAGTCAGGTTCTTCCTAAAACGGAAAGAATGAAGAAGGCCCTCTTATTGGCGGGTGGGATCGTCTCCCTTTCGATTTTAATTCACTTTGTAGGATGGGGGAAATCTCCCGCGTCCTTACATGCGGATCCGATCGAGACCCACGGAAATCTAGGATGGCACCGGACTTCCGAGGCAGCGTTCGAACTTGCGAAATCAGAGGGTCGCCTTCTATTCGTGGATTTTTATGCCGATTGGTGCACGAATTGCAGGGAGTTCGAGGAGCTCACTCTCTCCGATCCGGAATTGAATGAGGTGCTGAACAAAGCCGTTCTCTTAAAAATCAAGGACGACGATCATGTGTTTCCGAAGTTTCAGGACGATCCTAGATTTCCGGAACTCAAAATCGGATTGCCTTTCTTCGTGATCTTTTCTTCCACCGGAACCGTTTTGTATAAGACGAATAACTACTTGAACATTCCGGATATGATCCGGACTCTAAGAGGCGAATCCGTTCAGGCAAAGATGGAAGAATAA
- a CDS encoding thiazole synthase, whose product MQPKSDELVIAGRSFRSRLFLGTGKFSSGQAMEEAIRSSETEVVTVALRRVDLESNSDDILSHIDRKKILLLPNTSGARNAEEAVRLARLARELGAGNWVKLEVTPDPVYLLPDPIETLKAAEILVKDGFIVLPYINADPILCKHLEEAGCATVMPLGSPIGTNQGIRTLANLEIIIEQSRVPVVVDAGLGEPSHAAQAMELGADAVLVNTAIAIAKDPGKIGLAFRLATEAGRISHLYGSGRAAVRKSATASSPLTGFLEEENRNVHGTF is encoded by the coding sequence ATGCAGCCGAAATCCGACGAACTTGTCATAGCAGGGAGGTCGTTTCGCTCCAGGCTTTTTCTGGGAACGGGAAAATTCTCTTCCGGACAGGCGATGGAGGAAGCCATACGTTCCTCCGAAACGGAAGTCGTAACCGTCGCTTTGAGAAGGGTGGACCTGGAATCGAATTCCGACGATATTCTTTCCCATATCGATAGAAAGAAAATCCTACTTCTTCCCAATACGAGCGGAGCGAGAAACGCAGAGGAAGCGGTACGATTGGCCCGCTTAGCGAGAGAGCTGGGGGCGGGGAATTGGGTGAAGTTGGAAGTTACGCCGGATCCGGTTTATCTTTTACCCGATCCGATCGAAACCCTGAAGGCGGCGGAAATCCTCGTAAAAGACGGCTTTATCGTATTGCCTTATATTAATGCGGATCCTATCCTTTGCAAACATCTGGAGGAGGCGGGTTGTGCGACCGTCATGCCGCTGGGTTCTCCGATCGGAACGAACCAAGGGATTAGGACCCTTGCCAATCTGGAAATCATCATCGAACAATCCAGGGTTCCGGTCGTCGTGGACGCCGGATTGGGAGAACCTTCCCACGCTGCACAGGCGATGGAACTGGGGGCGGACGCCGTTCTGGTAAATACCGCAATCGCGATCGCAAAAGATCCGGGGAAAATCGGGCTCGCATTCCGGCTTGCCACGGAGGCGGGAAGGATTTCCCATTTGTATGGATCCGGCAGAGCGGCGGTGCGAAAATCCGCAACTGCTTCCAGTCCTTTGACCGGATTTTTAGAAGAAGAAAATCGTAATGTACACGGAACTTTTTGA